From Sphingomonas hengshuiensis, one genomic window encodes:
- a CDS encoding TIGR03013 family XrtA/PEP-CTERM system glycosyltransferase, producing MIRLFKHYVPNAVLLLGMLDIILLLAAGELGWLLRAHQLGMTPAPMGSRLPQLLAYAVTTQLAMVAVGVYGADALQSLRYATARLIVATSLGVIGLSSLYFLLPSISFWRSNLLYAMFASLGLLVFLRILLGKTLGSQAFKRRIVVLGAGARAARLKALAQVPGAGFAVVGYVAMSEANRAIPEAIARDAIYNLADHVVLLNASEVVLALEERRNALPLKDLLRIKTTGVHVNEISTFLERETGRVDLDSVNPSWLIFSDGFSSGRMFSSAFKRLFDIAASTLLLLLSAPLVLLTAILIKLESKGPAFYRQRRVGLYGQGFDVIKLRSMREDAEVAGQAVWAEKNDPRITRVGRVIRLLRIDELPQCWTVLKGEMSFVGPRPERPQFVEDLEQKLPYYAERHMVKPGITGWAQINYPYGASIEDSRQKLEYDLFYAKNYSPFLDLLILLQTLRVVLFPEGAR from the coding sequence ATGATCCGGCTGTTCAAGCATTATGTCCCCAACGCCGTGCTCCTGCTCGGCATGCTGGACATCATCCTGCTGCTCGCCGCGGGTGAGCTTGGCTGGCTCCTGCGCGCGCATCAGCTCGGCATGACGCCCGCGCCGATGGGCTCGCGGCTCCCGCAGCTCCTGGCCTATGCCGTGACGACACAGCTCGCGATGGTCGCGGTGGGGGTCTATGGCGCCGATGCGCTGCAATCCTTGCGCTACGCCACGGCGCGGCTGATCGTCGCCACGTCGCTGGGCGTCATCGGCCTCTCCTCGCTTTATTTCCTGCTCCCCTCGATCAGTTTCTGGCGATCGAACCTGCTCTACGCGATGTTCGCCTCGCTCGGGTTGCTGGTGTTCCTGCGCATCCTTCTCGGCAAGACGCTGGGCAGCCAGGCGTTCAAGCGCCGGATCGTGGTACTGGGCGCGGGCGCGCGCGCGGCGCGGCTCAAGGCGCTGGCCCAGGTGCCGGGCGCGGGCTTCGCCGTCGTCGGCTATGTCGCGATGAGCGAGGCCAACCGCGCCATTCCGGAGGCCATCGCCCGCGACGCGATCTACAACCTCGCCGACCATGTCGTCCTGCTCAACGCCAGCGAAGTCGTGCTCGCGCTCGAGGAGCGACGCAACGCGCTGCCGCTCAAGGACCTGCTGCGGATCAAGACCACCGGGGTCCATGTCAACGAGATCTCGACCTTCCTCGAACGCGAGACCGGGCGCGTCGACCTCGACAGCGTCAACCCCAGCTGGCTGATCTTCTCCGACGGCTTTTCGTCGGGGCGGATGTTCTCCAGCGCGTTCAAGCGGCTGTTCGACATCGCGGCGAGCACGCTGCTGCTGCTGCTCAGCGCCCCCCTCGTCCTGCTCACCGCGATCCTCATCAAGCTGGAGAGCAAGGGCCCCGCCTTCTACCGCCAGCGCCGCGTCGGGCTGTACGGCCAGGGCTTCGACGTCATCAAGCTGCGCTCGATGCGCGAGGATGCCGAAGTCGCGGGCCAGGCGGTATGGGCGGAGAAGAATGATCCGCGCATCACCCGCGTCGGCCGCGTCATCCGCCTGCTCCGCATCGACGAGCTGCCGCAATGCTGGACGGTGCTGAAGGGCGAGATGAGCTTTGTCGGCCCGCGCCCCGAACGCCCGCAATTCGTCGAGGATCTCGAACAGAAGCTGCCTTATTACGCCGAACGCCATATGGTGAAGCCGGGGATCACCGGCTGGGCCCAGATCAACTATCCCTATGGCGCGTCGATCGAGGACAGCCGCCAGAAGCTCGAATATGACTTGTTCTACGCCAAGAATTATTCGCCCTTCCTCGACCTGCTGATCCTCCTCCAGACGTTGCGCGTGGTGCTGTTTCCGGAGGGCGCGCGCTGA
- a CDS encoding mannose-1-phosphate guanylyltransferase/mannose-6-phosphate isomerase yields the protein MGIEMPESKPIVPVILSGGSGTRLWPMSRPERPKQLLPLTAEITMLQLTAGRANGENFAKPIVVANAAHADIVEAQLAQVESAAQALILEPMGRNTAPAIALAAIAAGGGDVPLLVMPSDHVIADLPAFHAAIHSALPLVEDGWLVTFGIAPDAPETGYGWIKIGDALAEGVHRAARFVEKPPRDKAEAMLASGDHAWNGGIFLFRADKYLAALASFAPEMLAAAQESMDKARREGARIWPDAEAFAACPSDSIDYAVMERAERVAVVPVSMGWNDVGSWDALHAISACDADGNVCGGDVIAIETSGCLVRADSGKRVALVGVSDLIVVASGDDILVLPRGRSQDVKKIIEAMKR from the coding sequence ATGGGAATTGAAATGCCGGAATCGAAGCCGATCGTTCCTGTCATTCTGTCGGGAGGGTCGGGTACCCGCCTGTGGCCGATGTCGCGGCCGGAGCGGCCCAAGCAGCTGCTGCCGCTGACGGCGGAGATCACGATGCTCCAGCTCACTGCGGGCCGGGCAAATGGCGAGAATTTCGCCAAGCCGATCGTCGTCGCCAACGCCGCGCATGCCGATATCGTCGAGGCGCAGCTTGCCCAGGTCGAATCGGCCGCGCAGGCGCTGATCCTCGAGCCGATGGGGCGCAACACCGCGCCGGCGATCGCACTCGCGGCGATTGCCGCGGGCGGGGGCGACGTGCCGTTGCTGGTGATGCCGTCGGATCATGTCATCGCCGACCTGCCGGCGTTCCACGCCGCGATCCACAGCGCGCTGCCGCTGGTCGAGGATGGCTGGCTGGTGACGTTCGGGATCGCCCCCGATGCGCCCGAGACCGGCTATGGCTGGATCAAGATCGGTGACGCGCTTGCCGAGGGCGTCCACCGCGCGGCACGCTTCGTCGAGAAGCCGCCGCGCGACAAGGCCGAGGCGATGCTGGCGTCGGGCGACCATGCGTGGAACGGCGGAATCTTCCTGTTCCGTGCCGACAAATATCTGGCGGCGCTGGCCAGCTTCGCCCCCGAAATGCTGGCAGCGGCGCAGGAATCGATGGACAAGGCGCGCCGCGAAGGCGCGCGGATCTGGCCCGACGCCGAGGCGTTCGCCGCCTGTCCGTCCGATTCGATCGACTATGCGGTGATGGAGCGCGCCGAGCGGGTCGCGGTCGTCCCGGTGTCGATGGGGTGGAACGACGTCGGCAGCTGGGACGCGCTCCATGCGATCAGCGCGTGCGACGCCGACGGCAATGTCTGTGGCGGCGACGTGATCGCGATCGAGACGAGCGGCTGCCTGGTCCGGGCGGATTCGGGCAAGCGCGTCGCGCTGGTCGGCGTGAGCGACCTGATCGTGGTGGCGTCGGGCGACGACATATTGGTGCTGCCGCGCGGGCGCAGCCAGGACGTCAAGAAGATCATCGAAGCGATGAAGCGCTGA
- the pepF gene encoding oligoendopeptidase F gives MTEMSRRDALAAAALTTLATAMPAWGQDAAPAAGPAWDLTEIFPDDAAWDAARKQALAALPGLTAYKGRLGESAETLAAALALQSDLGRSVARIYVYVGLKSDEDVRNAAYQEKKAQALDLYTGFGEATAWISPELLTLGKGKIDGFVASNAALRTRFDFTLENIVRQAPHTLSAEGESLLASAGAALQAPGDVSGQLRSSDIPWPTITLSDGQQVRLDSQGYSLHRDAPNRADRKAVFDAFWTAHGQFQNSFGATYSAQVKTDIFYAKARKYPSALAGALSSNNIPESVYRTLVAEANAGLPQLHRYFELRRRMLKLPDLHYYDIYPPLVSLDRPFTLDQMRTTTLEAVKPLGTDYQARIAKATAARWMDPWPRPGKRPGAYMQPGAYDVHPYLLLNLSEKYDGMSTYAHEWGHALHSLLANAAQPYEKADYPIFLAEIASTLNEQLLVAHLIERAKTKEEKLFYLGQQMENFRGTFYRQTMFAEFELKAHDLAEAGEGLSGEKFTSLYFDLLKRYHGPAMGFDPAYANEWAFIPHFYNSFYVYQYATCIAAAAFFAQAILKGGAKERDNYLSVLKAGGSDYPVDILKRAGLDMTSPAPYRALVAAFKDTLDQAEALLA, from the coding sequence ATGACCGAAATGTCCCGTCGTGATGCCCTTGCCGCCGCCGCACTGACCACGCTCGCCACGGCGATGCCCGCCTGGGGACAGGATGCCGCCCCCGCAGCCGGCCCGGCATGGGACCTGACCGAGATCTTCCCCGACGACGCGGCCTGGGACGCGGCGCGCAAACAGGCGCTCGCCGCGCTGCCCGGGCTCACCGCGTATAAGGGCCGGCTGGGCGAGAGCGCCGAGACGCTGGCTGCCGCGCTGGCGCTCCAGTCCGATCTGGGCCGCAGCGTCGCGCGCATCTATGTCTATGTCGGGCTCAAGAGCGACGAGGACGTCCGCAACGCCGCCTATCAGGAGAAGAAGGCACAGGCGCTCGACCTCTATACGGGCTTCGGCGAAGCGACCGCGTGGATCTCGCCCGAACTGCTGACGCTGGGCAAGGGCAAGATCGACGGCTTCGTCGCATCCAACGCGGCGCTGCGCACGCGTTTCGACTTCACTCTCGAGAACATCGTCCGCCAGGCGCCGCACACGCTGTCCGCCGAAGGAGAATCGCTGCTCGCCAGCGCGGGTGCCGCGCTCCAGGCGCCCGGCGACGTCTCGGGCCAACTGCGCTCGTCGGACATCCCCTGGCCGACGATCACGCTGTCGGACGGGCAGCAGGTCCGGCTCGACAGCCAGGGCTATAGCCTGCACCGCGACGCGCCCAACCGCGCCGATCGCAAGGCGGTGTTCGACGCCTTCTGGACCGCGCATGGCCAATTCCAGAACTCGTTCGGCGCGACCTATAGCGCGCAGGTCAAGACCGACATCTTCTACGCAAAGGCGCGCAAATACCCCAGCGCGCTGGCCGGCGCGCTGTCGAGCAACAACATCCCTGAAAGCGTGTACCGCACGCTGGTGGCGGAGGCGAATGCCGGCCTGCCCCAGCTCCATCGTTATTTCGAGCTGCGGCGGCGGATGCTCAAGCTGCCCGACCTCCATTATTACGACATTTACCCGCCCTTGGTCTCGCTCGACCGGCCCTTCACGCTCGACCAGATGCGCACGACGACGCTGGAGGCAGTCAAGCCGCTCGGCACCGATTATCAGGCGCGCATCGCAAAGGCGACCGCGGCGCGCTGGATGGACCCCTGGCCGCGCCCCGGCAAGCGTCCGGGCGCCTATATGCAGCCCGGCGCCTATGACGTGCATCCCTATCTGCTGCTCAACCTGTCGGAGAAATATGACGGGATGAGCACCTATGCGCACGAATGGGGCCATGCCCTCCACTCGCTGCTCGCCAACGCCGCCCAGCCCTATGAAAAGGCCGATTACCCGATCTTCCTCGCCGAGATCGCCTCGACGCTCAACGAACAGCTGCTCGTCGCGCACCTGATCGAGCGTGCGAAGACCAAGGAGGAGAAGCTCTTCTATCTCGGCCAGCAGATGGAGAATTTCCGCGGCACCTTTTATCGCCAGACGATGTTCGCCGAGTTCGAGCTGAAGGCGCACGACCTCGCCGAAGCGGGCGAAGGGCTGTCGGGCGAGAAATTCACGTCGCTCTATTTCGACCTGTTGAAGCGCTATCACGGCCCGGCAATGGGGTTCGATCCCGCCTATGCCAATGAATGGGCGTTCATCCCGCACTTCTACAACAGCTTCTATGTCTACCAATACGCGACCTGCATCGCCGCCGCGGCCTTCTTCGCGCAGGCGATCCTGAAGGGCGGCGCGAAGGAGCGCGACAATTATCTGTCGGTGCTGAAGGCGGGCGGATCGGATTACCCGGTCGACATCCTCAAGCGCGCGGGGCTCGATATGACCAGCCCGGCGCCCTATCGCGCGCTGGTCGCCGCGTTCAAGGACACGCTCGACCAGGCCGAGGCGCTGCTGGCCTGA
- the groL gene encoding chaperonin GroEL (60 kDa chaperone family; promotes refolding of misfolded polypeptides especially under stressful conditions; forms two stacked rings of heptamers to form a barrel-shaped 14mer; ends can be capped by GroES; misfolded proteins enter the barrel where they are refolded when GroES binds) — protein MAAKDVKFSRDARERILRGVDILADAVKVTLGPKGRNVVIDKSFGAPRITKDGVTVAKEIELKDKFENMGAQMVREVASKTNDIAGDGTTTATVLAQAIVREGMKSVAAGMNPMDLKRGIDLAVIKVVEDIKSRSKPVSGTNEIAQVGIISANGDTVVGEKIAEAMEKVGKEGVITVEEAKGLDFELDVVEGMQFDRGYLSPYFITNPEKMTVELADPYILIHEKKLSNLQAMLPILEAVVQSGRPLLIIAEDIEGEALATLVVNKLRGGLKVAAVKAPGFGDRRKAMLEDIAVLTKGEVVSEDLGIKLESVTLGMLGTAKRVTIDKDNTTIVDGAGEADAIKGRTDAIRQQIEVTTSDYDKEKLQERLAKLAGGVAVIKVGGASEVEVKERKDRVDDALHATRAAVEEGIVPGGGTALLYATKALEGLKGVNEDQTRGIDIVRKSLTALVRQIATNAGHDGAVVSGKLLDQSDTSFGFNASTDVYENLVTAGVIDPTKVVRTALQNAASVAGLLITTEAAVSELPEDKPAMPMGGGGMGGMGGMDF, from the coding sequence ATGGCAGCCAAGGACGTAAAATTCAGCCGCGACGCGCGTGAGCGCATCCTCCGCGGCGTCGACATCCTCGCCGACGCCGTCAAGGTCACGCTGGGCCCCAAGGGCCGCAACGTCGTGATCGACAAGAGCTTCGGCGCTCCCCGCATCACCAAGGACGGCGTCACCGTCGCCAAGGAAATCGAACTCAAGGACAAGTTCGAGAATATGGGCGCGCAGATGGTGCGCGAAGTCGCCTCGAAGACCAACGACATCGCCGGCGACGGCACGACCACCGCGACCGTTCTGGCGCAGGCGATCGTCCGCGAAGGCATGAAGTCGGTTGCCGCCGGCATGAACCCGATGGACCTCAAGCGCGGCATCGATCTCGCCGTGATCAAGGTCGTCGAGGACATCAAGTCGCGCTCGAAGCCGGTTTCGGGCACCAATGAAATCGCCCAGGTCGGCATCATCTCTGCCAATGGCGACACCGTCGTCGGCGAGAAGATCGCCGAAGCGATGGAAAAGGTCGGCAAGGAAGGCGTGATCACCGTCGAGGAAGCCAAGGGCCTCGATTTCGAGCTCGACGTCGTCGAAGGCATGCAGTTCGACCGCGGCTACCTCTCGCCCTACTTCATCACCAACCCGGAAAAGATGACGGTCGAACTCGCCGATCCGTACATCCTGATCCACGAGAAGAAGCTCTCGAACCTGCAGGCGATGCTCCCGATCCTGGAAGCCGTCGTCCAGTCGGGCCGTCCGCTGCTCATCATCGCAGAGGATATCGAGGGTGAGGCTCTGGCCACGCTCGTGGTGAACAAGCTGCGCGGCGGCCTGAAGGTCGCAGCGGTCAAGGCGCCCGGCTTCGGCGATCGTCGCAAGGCGATGCTGGAAGACATCGCCGTCCTGACCAAGGGCGAAGTCGTCTCGGAAGACCTCGGCATCAAGCTCGAGTCCGTCACGCTCGGCATGCTCGGCACCGCCAAGCGCGTCACGATCGACAAGGACAACACCACCATCGTCGACGGTGCGGGTGAAGCCGACGCGATCAAGGGCCGCACCGATGCGATCCGTCAGCAGATCGAAGTCACCACCAGCGACTATGACAAGGAAAAGCTCCAGGAGCGCCTTGCCAAGCTCGCCGGCGGCGTGGCCGTGATCAAGGTCGGCGGCGCTTCGGAAGTCGAAGTCAAGGAGCGCAAGGACCGCGTCGACGACGCCCTGCACGCAACCCGCGCAGCCGTCGAAGAAGGCATCGTCCCCGGTGGCGGCACCGCGCTGCTGTACGCGACCAAGGCTCTCGAAGGCCTGAAGGGCGTCAACGAGGACCAGACCCGCGGCATCGACATCGTCCGCAAGTCGCTGACCGCGCTGGTGCGCCAGATCGCCACCAACGCCGGCCATGATGGCGCAGTGGTGTCGGGCAAGCTGCTCGACCAGTCGGACACCTCGTTCGGCTTCAACGCCTCGACCGACGTGTACGAGAACCTCGTGACCGCCGGCGTGATCGACCCGACCAAGGTCGTTCGCACCGCGCTCCAGAACGCAGCCTCGGTCGCGGGCCTGCTCATCACCACCGAAGCGGCGGTGAGCGAGCTTCCCGAGGACAAGCCGGCAATGCCGATGGGCGGCGGCGGCATGGGCGGCATGGGCGGCATGGACTTCTAA
- the groES gene encoding co-chaperone GroES, giving the protein MTFRPLHDRVLVRRVEAEAKTAGGIIIPETAKEKPQEGEVVAIGTGTRAENGTITPLDVKAGDKILFGKWSGTEVKVNGEDLLIMKESDILGIVG; this is encoded by the coding sequence ATGACCTTCCGTCCGTTGCACGACCGCGTGCTCGTTCGCCGCGTCGAAGCCGAGGCCAAGACCGCCGGCGGCATCATCATCCCCGAGACCGCCAAGGAAAAGCCGCAGGAAGGCGAAGTCGTCGCCATCGGCACCGGCACCCGCGCCGAAAACGGCACGATCACCCCGCTCGACGTCAAGGCGGGCGACAAGATCCTGTTCGGCAAATGGTCGGGCACCGAGGTCAAGGTGAATGGTGAGGACCTCCTCATCATGAAGGAATCCGACATACTCGGGATCGTTGGCTGA
- the sppA gene encoding signal peptide peptidase SppA gives MKLVRGAWKLLVGIKDFLVLAFMLLFFAGLFAALSSKPNVAAVRDGALVVALDGTLVEQPEEADPFAGLSGQRAAKQLRLRDVVRALDTAKGDARVKAVVLDLDNFMGGYPAAITEVAEAVGRVRASGKPVLAYATAYTDSGYLIAANASEVWVNPLGGTLFAGPGRTGLYYKGLLDKLGVTAHVYKVGKFKSAVEPYIRSDMSPEAREANVALYGALFDQWKGAVAKARPKARIADYLTKPDEVVAGAGGDIAAANLSYGIVDKLGDRMAFGKRVAEIAGAPSGKPAGSFTAIRLSNWIAANPAPTPGDAIGVITVAGEIVDGKAGPGSAGGDTVSTLLLKGLAEKKLKALVVRVDSPGGSAMASEKIRQAVLQAKAQGLPIVVSMGSLAASGGYWVSTAGDVIFAQPNTITGSIGIFGLLPSFENSLAKIGVTSDGVQTTPLSGQPDVTGGINPVTDRILQSAIESGYARFTKLVADSRKLSVQRVDEIGQGRVWIGGIAHQLKLVDRFGGIQAAIDEAARRAKLDPAKVHPVYLEQEVSGWRKLLVDTMGGGDDDGDWVDEPEAGTDLFGRIADERRALVAQALGDARRLAMGGSVQARCLECMGIGPAVARPSDQSLFELLIAQVSR, from the coding sequence TTGAAGCTGGTTCGAGGCGCCTGGAAGCTGCTCGTCGGGATCAAGGACTTCCTGGTCCTGGCGTTCATGCTGCTGTTCTTCGCGGGGCTGTTCGCCGCGCTGTCGAGCAAGCCCAATGTCGCGGCGGTGCGCGACGGCGCGCTGGTGGTCGCGCTGGACGGGACGCTGGTCGAGCAGCCCGAGGAAGCCGATCCGTTCGCGGGGCTTAGCGGGCAGCGCGCGGCGAAGCAGCTTCGCCTGCGCGACGTGGTCCGCGCGCTCGACACGGCGAAGGGCGATGCGCGGGTCAAGGCCGTGGTACTCGACCTCGACAATTTCATGGGCGGCTATCCCGCCGCGATCACCGAGGTCGCCGAGGCGGTGGGCCGGGTGCGCGCGAGCGGCAAGCCGGTGCTGGCCTATGCGACCGCCTATACCGACAGCGGCTATCTGATCGCCGCGAACGCGAGCGAAGTCTGGGTCAATCCGCTGGGCGGCACGTTGTTCGCGGGGCCGGGGCGCACGGGCCTGTACTACAAGGGCCTGCTCGACAAGCTCGGCGTCACCGCGCACGTCTACAAGGTCGGCAAGTTCAAGTCGGCGGTCGAACCCTATATCCGGAGCGACATGTCGCCCGAGGCGCGCGAGGCCAATGTCGCGCTGTACGGCGCGCTGTTCGACCAGTGGAAGGGTGCAGTCGCCAAGGCGCGGCCCAAGGCGCGGATCGCCGATTATCTGACCAAGCCCGACGAAGTCGTCGCGGGCGCGGGCGGCGACATCGCCGCGGCCAATTTGTCCTATGGCATCGTCGACAAGCTGGGCGACCGGATGGCGTTCGGCAAGCGCGTGGCGGAAATCGCGGGCGCGCCGTCGGGCAAGCCCGCGGGCAGCTTCACCGCGATCCGCCTGTCCAACTGGATCGCCGCCAACCCCGCGCCGACCCCCGGCGACGCAATCGGCGTGATCACCGTGGCGGGCGAGATCGTCGACGGCAAGGCGGGCCCCGGCAGCGCGGGCGGCGACACGGTCAGCACGCTGTTGCTGAAAGGGCTGGCCGAGAAGAAGCTCAAGGCATTGGTGGTGCGCGTCGATTCGCCGGGCGGATCGGCGATGGCATCGGAAAAGATCCGGCAGGCGGTGCTCCAGGCCAAGGCGCAGGGGCTGCCGATCGTCGTGTCGATGGGCAGCCTGGCCGCGAGCGGCGGTTACTGGGTGTCGACGGCGGGCGACGTGATCTTTGCCCAGCCCAACACGATCACCGGATCGATCGGCATTTTCGGGCTGCTCCCCAGCTTCGAGAACAGCCTGGCCAAGATCGGGGTGACCAGCGACGGGGTGCAGACCACGCCGCTGAGCGGCCAGCCCGACGTGACCGGGGGGATCAACCCGGTGACCGACCGCATCCTGCAATCGGCGATCGAGAGCGGCTATGCCCGCTTCACCAAGCTGGTGGCGGATTCGCGCAAGCTGAGCGTGCAGCGCGTCGACGAAATCGGGCAGGGCAGGGTGTGGATCGGGGGCATCGCGCACCAGTTGAAGCTGGTCGACCGCTTCGGCGGGATACAGGCCGCGATCGACGAGGCGGCGCGCCGCGCGAAGCTCGACCCCGCCAAGGTGCACCCGGTGTATCTGGAGCAGGAGGTGAGCGGCTGGCGCAAGCTGCTGGTCGACACGATGGGCGGCGGCGATGACGATGGCGACTGGGTCGACGAGCCCGAGGCGGGCACCGACCTGTTCGGGCGCATCGCCGATGAGCGCCGCGCGCTGGTGGCGCAGGCGCTGGGCGATGCGCGGCGGCTGGCGATGGGCGGATCGGTGCAGGCGCGCTGCCTGGAGTGCATGGGGATTGGACCCGCAGTGGCGCGGCCGAGCGACCAGAGCCTGTTCGAACTGTTGATCGCGCAGGTGTCGCGTTGA
- a CDS encoding GNAT family N-acetyltransferase, translated as MIGIRAAEPGDAAAIAAIYAPHVLVGTASFETDPPDSRMMRTRMAASDGLYPWIVATNGATEGGVIGYAYATRFRERPAYRYVVETTIYMADVAQGQGAGRLLYEALIDTLRKQGFVHAVSVIALPNDASIRLHESVGFRRAGVYREVGFKQGRWVDVGIWQCELNDPQVPPVEPRRFSETGVVRD; from the coding sequence TTGATCGGCATCCGCGCCGCAGAGCCCGGCGACGCCGCCGCGATCGCCGCAATCTATGCGCCGCACGTCCTGGTCGGCACCGCGTCGTTCGAGACCGATCCGCCCGATTCGCGCATGATGCGCACGCGGATGGCGGCGAGCGACGGGCTGTATCCGTGGATCGTCGCGACCAATGGCGCGACCGAAGGCGGGGTGATCGGCTATGCCTATGCCACGCGCTTTCGCGAGCGCCCGGCCTATCGCTATGTCGTCGAGACCACGATCTATATGGCCGATGTCGCGCAGGGACAGGGCGCCGGGCGGCTGTTGTACGAGGCGCTGATCGATACGCTGCGCAAACAGGGCTTCGTCCATGCCGTGAGCGTGATCGCGCTGCCCAATGACGCATCGATCCGCCTGCATGAGTCGGTCGGGTTCCGCCGCGCGGGCGTGTATCGCGAAGTCGGGTTCAAGCAGGGCCGCTGGGTCGATGTCGGCATCTGGCAATGCGAGCTCAACGACCCGCAGGTGCCGCCGGTCGAGCCGCGCCGTTTTAGCGAGACCGGCGTGGTGCGGGACTGA
- a CDS encoding trimeric intracellular cation channel family protein, whose protein sequence is MPSPDTAQIGTLLPWLDLFGIAVFAATGALAATRRAQTMVTATFFALVTGVGGGTVRDLLIGAPVFWVHDASVAALCLAVALGVWVTPQRWWSDTAFAWLDALGLAAYAAFGAAKALGYGIPPVPAAVMGVVTACVGGIIRDVLAGEPSILMRPELYVTAAALASSVYVALSLAGLSPLAAGLVAAIAGFGLRGAAIVWRLGLPSYRGGR, encoded by the coding sequence ATGCCCAGCCCCGACACTGCCCAGATCGGCACCCTCCTCCCCTGGCTCGACTTGTTCGGGATCGCGGTGTTCGCCGCCACCGGCGCGCTCGCCGCAACGCGCCGCGCGCAGACGATGGTGACCGCGACCTTCTTCGCGCTCGTCACCGGAGTCGGCGGGGGGACGGTGCGCGACCTGCTGATCGGCGCGCCGGTCTTCTGGGTGCATGATGCCAGCGTCGCGGCTTTGTGCCTCGCGGTCGCGCTCGGCGTCTGGGTGACGCCGCAACGCTGGTGGAGCGACACCGCCTTTGCCTGGCTCGATGCGCTGGGGCTCGCCGCCTATGCCGCGTTCGGCGCGGCCAAGGCGCTGGGCTATGGCATCCCGCCGGTCCCCGCCGCGGTGATGGGCGTGGTGACGGCGTGTGTCGGCGGGATCATCCGCGATGTACTGGCGGGCGAGCCGTCGATCCTGATGCGGCCCGAACTCTATGTCACCGCCGCGGCGCTCGCCTCCTCGGTCTATGTCGCGCTCAGCCTCGCGGGCCTCTCCCCGCTTGCCGCCGGGCTCGTCGCTGCTATCGCCGGCTTCGGGCTGCGCGGCGCGGCGATCGTGTGGCGGCTCGGCCTGCCCAGCTATCGCGGCGGACGCTGA
- a CDS encoding YoaK family protein, protein MHRTESPLVVVAVLLAALAGFVDALAFTSLGGFFASFMSGNSTRLGVGLGTGETGVAAMAGALILSFVSGVILSSVIARASGASHRHAVMAAVTLLLLAAAALGSFAPGPIVLLLLAGAMGTENGVFQRDGEVSIGLTYMTGSLVRMGQKLAGALMGDAERWTWVPYLALWAGFASGVVLGAAAQGRWGWYALWLAPVASAVLTLVVARAGQRVRAV, encoded by the coding sequence ATGCACCGTACTGAATCGCCGCTTGTCGTGGTCGCCGTCCTGCTGGCGGCGCTGGCCGGGTTCGTCGACGCGCTGGCGTTCACCAGCCTGGGCGGGTTCTTCGCGTCGTTCATGAGCGGGAACTCGACGCGGCTGGGCGTCGGGCTGGGCACCGGCGAGACCGGGGTGGCTGCGATGGCCGGCGCGCTGATCCTGAGCTTCGTCAGCGGGGTGATCCTGTCGAGCGTGATCGCGCGCGCGAGCGGGGCGTCGCACCGCCATGCGGTGATGGCGGCGGTGACGCTGCTGCTGCTCGCGGCGGCGGCGCTGGGGAGTTTTGCGCCGGGGCCGATCGTGCTGCTGCTGCTGGCGGGCGCGATGGGGACCGAGAATGGCGTGTTCCAGCGCGACGGCGAGGTCTCGATCGGGCTGACCTATATGACCGGGTCGCTGGTGCGGATGGGGCAGAAGCTGGCCGGCGCGCTGATGGGCGACGCCGAGCGCTGGACCTGGGTGCCCTATCTGGCGCTGTGGGCGGGGTTCGCGTCGGGTGTGGTGCTGGGCGCGGCGGCGCAGGGGCGCTGGGGCTGGTATGCGCTGTGGCTGGCCCCGGTGGCGTCGGCGGTGCTGACGCTGGTCGTGGCGCGGGCCGGGCAGCGGGTGCGGGCGGTTTAA
- a CDS encoding DUF2314 domain-containing protein translates to MVPLATHAAPQDDPTITVAAADPEMRAAIATAQRGLPVFFGHATAPGPGETGFIVKYDLVPEERTEFICAEIISHRGDITIARLVNTPRDHRFAKGDQVTVRDNQIIDWAYFRDGTLQGGATMRVLIERMDAAEARAMLDRLGW, encoded by the coding sequence ATGGTGCCGCTGGCCACCCATGCGGCGCCCCAGGACGACCCCACCATCACCGTCGCCGCAGCCGACCCCGAAATGCGCGCCGCGATCGCCACCGCGCAGCGCGGCCTGCCGGTCTTCTTCGGCCACGCCACCGCGCCCGGCCCCGGCGAAACCGGCTTCATCGTCAAATACGACCTCGTGCCCGAGGAGCGCACCGAGTTTATCTGTGCCGAGATCATCTCGCATCGCGGCGACATCACGATCGCCCGCCTCGTCAACACCCCGCGCGACCATCGCTTCGCCAAGGGCGACCAGGTCACGGTCCGCGACAACCAGATCATCGACTGGGCCTATTTCCGCGACGGCACGCTCCAGGGCGGTGCGACGATGCGCGTCCTGATCGAGCGGATGGATGCCGCAGAGGCCCGCGCGATGCTCGATCGGCTGGGCTGGTAG